A portion of the Cervus elaphus chromosome X, mCerEla1.1, whole genome shotgun sequence genome contains these proteins:
- the LOC122689239 gene encoding profilin-2-like: MQCIGDISEEVWQDCITLFLQTGMCCDAAIISNSPPWLLASYPEGNLFQLTQEEIQILLMREGREKLFLQGITLAGTKCLLIRDNLYTEGNNTMDLRTKGQSRGSQAVTVVQIESVYLVVMGQKGTEGGPLNLKAFEMAGYIKEAIHQHMAHF; the protein is encoded by the coding sequence ATGCAGTGCATAGGGGATATCAGTGAAGAAGTCTGGCAAGACTGCATCACCCTCTTCCTACAGACTGGGATGTGCTGTGATGCGGCGATAATAAGCAATTCCCCACCTTGGTTGTTGGCTTCTTATCCTGAAGGCAACCTGTTCCAACTGACCCAGGAAGAAATTCAGATCTTGCTgatgagagaagggagagagaagttGTTTCTTCAGGGAATCACCCTTGCAGGGACCAAATGTTTATTGATCCGGGACAACCTATACACTGAGGGCAACAACACCATGGATCTCCGCACCAAAGGCCAGAGTCGGGGCAGCCAAGCAGTGACAGTAGTTCAGATCGAGTCTGTATACCTTGTGGTGATGGGACAAAAAGGAACAGAAGGAGGGCCTCTGAACCTCAAGGCTTTTGAGATGGCGGGTTACATCAAAGAGGCCATTCATCAACATATGGCCCATTTCTAA